GCTAGTAGGCGGAGGGCTGCCTCGTAGAGTCTTGTTAGCCGTCTCTCCTCCTCCTCGAAGACCTCTCCTATGAGCCCCCGCGCCATTTGCGCCAACATGTAGGCGTTGCCAGCAATGAAGCGCCAGGGCTCGCCCTCGAGCCCCGGGGCCAGTGGCAGGAGCCAGGGCTCTCGCAGCACGACGCCCCATAGCAGGGCGTGGCGAGGCCCAAGCCGGGGTAGAAGCGACGAGACCACGTCGGCGTAGCGTAGCGGGTCTACGCGGAGGGGTAGCACTAGGCCTAGTAGGGGGCTGCGGCGGTCGAATACGCGATTCGCGACCCCGAGGCTAGAGGCTACGAGGACAAGCCTGCCCTCGGGGTGGCGTGTGGCTAGTAGGTCCCAGTAGCGCTCCGGTAGCCGCTGGAACTCGTCGACAACCACTACACCGTCCTCGGCTAGCAGCTCCACAGCCCTAGACATGGCCTCCCCTATCTCGGTGACCGTAGGCTTCTTCCCGGGCTCCTCCACTACCGCTGATAGGTCGCGCGTCACAGTCACGTAGAGCCGCCATGGGAGGAGCAGGCGTGCCATGAAGCTCTTCCCGGTCTTCCTACGCCCGTAGACCAGGAGCCAGCCGCTGCGGCGCTTCAGCTCGAGGAACTCGCGCCGCCATAGTACATGTGTCTCCTCCAACGCTTCTGCCCGGTATACCCGCTGGAATATACCCGCGAGTATATACCCACCGGAATGCACGGGGCACGGCCACGATAAGGGGTGGCTAGCCTTGTTGGGACGCGTCTAGGGGGCACGCCCATGGACAGCTGGAGCCGGCGACTATGCTCCCCGGGTCCGGGGCAATGGTTTATGCTTGGCTTATGCTTGCAGCCGGCCTCCCCCGGGGCTACCCGTAGGGCGGGGTGGAGCCGTTAGGAGCTGGAGGGCGAGGCCCCATGGGCTGGCAGAACATAGTCAGCTAGGAGACGTCAATAAGGATAGCCCAGACTTCGAAGAAAAACGGTGAGGTGAGCATATAGGTAGGATTGTTTTAGGTGTGGCTGCGTGGGAGTATCTTTAGCTTCTCTGCTGCCCGTCTGGCCTTGGCGCGGGCTTCCTCGGGTGTCTCGGCACGGGCTAGTACTACTGCCATGCGGCGGCCCCGGTAGGTTCTGGGCTTGCCGAACCAGCGCAGCTCTACGCCCGGCTCGGCTAGGGCCTGGTAGGCGCCGCTGAGCACGGGGTACCACTCGCCGTCGAGGTTTGTGTATACTGCTATGCTGGCTGCGGGGGTTAGGACACTGGGCCTGGGGACGGGTAGGCCTACTGCTGCGCGTACGTGGGCTTGGAACTCGCTGATGTCCTGGCTGGCTAGGGTGACTAGGCCTGTGTCGTGGGGCCTGGGCGCCACTTCGCTGAAGAGGAGCCGGCCGTCCCTAGTCTGTAGGAGCTCGACGCCGAATACCCCGACGCCGCCTAGGGCCTCTGCTACCCGTGCTGCTATCTCGCGGGCCCGGTGGAGCAGGCCCGTGGGCCTGGTGCTGGGCTGCCAGGACTCTATGTAGTGGTACTCGCCGTACCTCCAGTGCTCGACCGGCTCCATAGCGTCTGTTCTCGCCTTGTCGCCGTCGAGCCACCGGTAGGCGAGGACAGTGTACTCTGTCTCTAGCTCAACGTACTCCTCCACTATGACGCGGCGGCTCGCACCCCGGGCGTGGCTTATCGACTCCATGTAGGCCTTCTCGACAGCCTGGCGGCTAGGCTCCGCGACCTTTACGTGGCCGTGGCCGCTACTGCTCATCTCGGGCTTGATTAGGCAGGGGTAGCCGACCTTCTCGCAGGCCTCGTAGGCCTCCTCAGGCGTCTCGGCGAAGGCATACCTTGTGGTGGGTAGGCCTAGCTCCTCGGCCGCCCAGCGCCGCAGCTCTATACGGTTCATCGCTATCCTGACTGCCCGCGCGTTGGGCACCACGTGGTAGCCCTTCTCCTCGAGCCTCTCCAGCGCCTCGGTGTTGATGGCCTCTATCTCGGGTACCACCGCTACCGGGTTCTCGCGCTCCACGATGGCCTCCACTGCGCCCGCGTCGAGCATGTCCACGACGTAGCGGCGGTGGGCTACGTGCATCGCTGGGGCCCAGTCGTAGCGGTCGACAACGACCACCTCTAGGCCGAGCCGCTGCGCCTCTATCGCTACCTCCTTGCCTAGCTCGCCGCCGCCTAGTAGGAGCACCTTGGCTGCTCCGGGGCCCAGAGGGCTGGGTATGGAGTCCATCCTAGGGGGTATACCCACCGCTATGCACCCCGCCAGGGGCCGGCCTTGGATCATACAGAGGGCACATACATGGGGTCTGAAAGAAACGTGCAGGCCTAGCTGTAGTCGTGGACTATTAGGCCGCGGCCGGGTATCCAGTCGTAGATCCTGGTCTCGCCTCGGGCGCGGCGCCTCGTGTAGGCCTTCCTCACGCGCTCGGCTAGCGCCACGCGGCTCTCTATGTGGCTCCTCTGGCCTATGTCGCGGCGCCATACGAGGGGGTGGCCGTCGAGAAGCCTCACCGCCTCCGCCGCGCGCTGGGCCCTGGCGGCTGCGTCCTCGTAGCCCTGGCTGCTCCAGCAGACTATCTCCACGAGACGGGAGCCCGTGGAGACGAGGCCGCGGGGGCCCTGGTCTACCCCGGCGTAGAGTAGCCTGCAGCCCTGGCGCTCGACAGCGTCTCTGTCTACGGCCACCGGGTGACCCCGGGCTAGGGCCCGGTTGTTGGGGTAGCCTGCGGGTGCTAGCGCGATGTTGACCACGTAGACGTCGTTGTCTACCTCTAGCCGGTAGCCGGCTAGCCTGCCCGAGGCTGCGCGGTCCAGCAGCTCTAGGAAGTCGCTCCGCAGCATGGGGAGCAGGTTGCCGGTCTCGGGGTCGCCAAACCTGGCGTAGTACTCTATGACCGTGGGGCCCCAGAGGCTGGTGAGCATCATCTGGCCGCTAATGGTGCCGCGGTAGGGCTCCCCGGTCTCCCGCCGGAGGGCCTCCACGGTCTTCTCGAGTACCTCGACTGTCTCCCGGTACTCGCCGAGCTCGAGGAAGGGAGGCACAACGCCGGGCCCGCTGACCGCGCCCATTCCCCCAGTCTCGGGGCCGAGGTCCCAGCTGAAGAGGTGGGGGTGGTCCTGTACCACTGGCAGCGGCACCAGCGTGGAGCCGTCAGTGACCGCCATCACGGTGTACTCTACGCCCTCAACCCTCTCCTCGACTATAACCGAGTAGTCTATGTCGCTGTACTTCTCCCGCACCTCGCGGGCCAGCTTCTCCGCGTAGCTCCCCGCCGCCCCGCGCACCGCTGCCCCAAGGTGCTCCATGGGCTCCGCGAAGACGCGTACGCCGCGGCCGCCAGCCTGCCGGGCAGGCTTGACCACCACGTCGCCCGCTGCGCGGGCGTACTCCGAGGCCTCCTCGGGGTCCGTGAAGACCTGGTAGCGTAGCCGCCCCGGGATACGGTAGCGCCACATGAGCCCGCGGGCATAGGCCTTGTCCTTCTCTATCCGGGCCTGTGCCCTGCCGGGGCCGTAGACTGTGAAGCCCTTCTCCCGGAGCGCGTCCGCGACGCCCGCGAAGAGGGGCTCCTCGGGGCCTATGACCACGAGGTCTGGGCTCCAGTCCTCGGCCGCCTGGAGGGCGTCGCCGGGGCTAGTGGGCTTGCCGGGGTAGAACCTTCCCCCGGTGTTCTCGGCGGCTTCTACTAGGCCTGGGTTCCTCTTGTCGCTTAGCACCGCTATGCGGGGCTCCATGCTGCTGCCCGCTATGAGCAGTGCGAGGGCGTGTTCGCGGCCGCCGCTGCCCAGTAGGAGCACCTTCACTCCCGGCTCACCTCCTCCAGCATGCACGCCGTGCAGGGGTCTATGCCGTGGCTCTTGAGGTAGGAGACGGCCTCGCCTAGGGGGAGCCAGGCTAGGCTATCCACGTCGAGGACGCGCTCTATCGCATCGTCGCTTAGCTGGCGGGCTATCAGGCTGCCTGGCTCTAGGAGCTGGACGCGGTGGGGGCACGTGGCTACTATCTTGGGGCTCGAGACTGCTACGTGCAGCTCGCGGGGGGCCTGGCTACGCCACAGCCTGTGGATGAAGGTCTTCAGCGTGAGCCCGGTAACCACGCTATCGTCGACTACCGCTACCCGTCTCCCCTCGAAGACGCCGGGCACGGGGTTGAACTTGAGGCTGAGCATCATCAGCCTCTCCTCCAGCGACGCCTGGGCTATGGCGGTTCTCACACGGCCTATCGTGGAGACTAGCGCCAGCTCCATGGGGGCCTGCTTCTCCTCGGCGTAGCCTAGGGCGTAGGGGAGCGCGGTCTCCGGTACCCCTACCACGACGTCTACCTCCACGGGGTGGCTGCGGGCGAGCCGCCGGCCCATCTCCCGGCGGAACAGGTACACGTTCACGCCGTCCACGAGGCTGTCTGGGCGCGCCAGGTAGATGTACTCGAAGAGCGAGGTGGCGCGGCGGCCCCTGCCGGCGCTGTAGGTGTCGAGCGTGTAGCGGTCCCCGTAGACAGCCTCGCCCGGCTCGAGGTCGCGGCGGGGCTCCCCGCCCATCAGGGTTATGGGCGCTGTCTCCGTGGCGGCGTAGACTGCGTCGAACCCGTAGCCGCCTAGGCTGAGGGGCCGTACCCCGCTCCTCCCCCGGTACAGCACGTAGCCGCCGCTGCCTGTCAGCGCCGCTACCGTGCAGCCGTCGAACCTGGTGCTAGAGGCCAGCGCCTCGGCTGCCTCGCGGGGGCTCCCAGCGGCCTCCACCAGCCTCAGTGCCTCCGCTGCGCTGCATGCACCGTCCACGGCCACGGCTGCGCTGCGTGAGGCGGCGAGGCTCCCAGTGGGCTCCACTGCCGCTAGTACCGCGCTGCCCTCGGGTAGGCTCCAGCCGTTGCTCCACGGGTTGAGCCTTCCCTGCTCTAGCCCGTCGCCGCGTAGAACCGCGTAGGAGACCCTTGGCCCGCGGTGCCGCAGCCCCATGACGCCGTAGCGGGCGTAGAGGCCGGCTGGCTGGTCTGGCTCGTAGAAGTAGACTAGCAGTACGCCCATGCCGTATGGCTCACCTCCTGCCCTCTGTGAACACCTTCTCGAGACGGGGTACGTCCAGGGGGAGGGGGTAGGCTCCGCCGAAGCATCCGAGGCAGAGGCGGCGGCCAACAGCCTCCTCTAGGTCCCTCAGGCCGAGGTACAGTATGCTGTCAACGCCCAGGGCCCTGGCGACCTCGTCTACGCTCCTACCGTGGGCTACTAGCTCGCCGCGGCTTGGCATGTCTACGCCGAGGAAGCAGGGCATGACCACGGGCGGCGAGGCGACGCGTAGATGCACCTCGCGGGCCCCTGAGCGGCGGAGGATGTGGGCTAGCCACCTGCTGGTGGCGCCGCGGACTACGCTGTCGTCGACGAGGATTATTCTGCGGCCCCAGGTCGTCGAGCGTATCGGGTTGAACTTGCGCTTGAGCCTCCCGTTCCTCTCGCCTGGGGGCGCTATGAAGGCGCGGCCAGCGTACCGGTTGCGGTATAGGACCTCGGTGTAGGGGAGTCCCCGCTCCATGGCGTAGCCTATGGCCGCGCTCCGGCCGCTATCCGGGACCGGCGCCACCAGGTCGGCCTCCACTGTGTCGCGGCGGGCGAGCCGCCGGCCCATCTCGAGCCTGGCCGCGTGGGCCTCGACGCCCTCGAAGACGCTGTCGGGCCTGAGGAAGTATACGTACTCGAACGCGCATGGCCGGGGCTCGTGCCCGGGGGCTAGCCCGGTCTCGACGCAGTCCTTGGGGGAGCCGTTGCAGTGGAGCATCCTCCCCGCGCCTACCTCTCTCCAGGGGAGCCCCATCGAGTCTAGCGCGGCCGTCTCGCTGGCCACGGCGGCGTAGCCGTCGCCCACCGCGTAGGCGAGAGGCCTGACCCCGTAGGGGTCCCGGGCGGCTGCTAGCTCGCCGCGGGCCGTGACTGCTACGAGGCTGTAGGCCCCGCGTAGGAGGCGCGCTGCCTCCCTGAGGGCGTCGGCGAGGCTCCCCTGCTCCAGGTAGAGGGCCTCCACGAGGTCTGCTACGAGCTGGGCATCCCAGGTGTAGCGGCGGCCTAGCAGCTCCCGGCCCAGCTCCCGGTAGTTGACAATGTTCCCGTTATAGGCTATGTAGACTAGCTTCTTGCTGCCAGCCACCGGCTGGTAGTGCTCGCCGCCGTACCCGCCGCTCGTGCTGTACCTCACATGCCCAATAGCAGCCCAGGCGCCGGAGGCGGCCGTGGGGAGGCGTATAGCCTCCTGCACGAGCCCGGGGCCGCCGACGAGCCTTACGCCGCCGCCGGCTAGGAACGCTATCCCCGCGGCCTCCTGGCCCCGGTGCTGGAGCTCCAAGAGCAGCTCGTAGACCGCCGAGGCCGCGTCCCTGCCCAGCCAAGCTGCTACGCCGCACACGGTGCCAGCTTCACCCCTCTCTCACCAGCTTCTCCAGAGTAGTGGCGTAGGCCTCCGAGAGCCCGTCCAGGGGGACCCTGGCCAGGGTTCTCCTGCCCGAGGCCAGCTCCACGTAGCTGCCGCCTGGCTCGCCTACGACGCGGGCCCACACGCCTGCCTCCTCTGCGCGGCGCAGAACCTCGCCAACGCTGTCGCGGGGCACCTCGAGGATGTAGCGGCCCGGTGTCTCCGAGAACCCCGCCTCGAGCGGGCTCCGGCACGCTGGGCAGAGGGCAGCGAGGTCGAGCCTTGCGCCGACGCCACCCGCCACGGCCATCCGGGCCACGGCTGCCGCTGCGCCGCCCAGCCCGACGGAGTGCGACGCGAGCACAAGCTCGTCCTCGATGAGCCTCCTCACCAGCTTGGCGGCTGCTGCCTCCTCCCTTGGCCGGGGCTCGGGCGGGAGCCCCGCTGGCTCGCCTAGGAGGAGCTCGGCCGCCTCGCTAGCGCCTAGCTCTGGCCGCGTCTCCCCCACAGCTACGAGTAGACCTTCCCCGGTCAGGGCTAGGCCCGTTGCCCGGGTGACGTCGCTTATCCTGCCGACGACGAGCACTGAGGCAACCGGGTCGACCATATGGCCGTGCTCGTCCTCGTTGTAGAGGCTCACGTTGCCCCCGATGAAGGGTATGCCGAGGCCGCGGGCCATCCAGGCTAGGCCCTCTACTATGCGCTTGAAGTACCAGAACTGCCGCGGCTTCTCCGGGTTACCAGCGTTAATGTTGTCGAGCGCTGCCAGGGGCTCACCGCCCACAGCTGCTACGTGCCGGTAGGCCTCGGCTAGGCTGAGCGCAGCGCCCCGGAACGGGTCCTGCCGGGTGTAGCGCGGGTTCCCGGCGAGCGCTGCCACCACTCCGCGGCTCGTACCGTCGCGGAGCCATAGCACAGCCGCGTCGGCATAGCCCGGCGGCGCGGCTGTGCGGCCCTGGACGCCCCAGTCGTACTGCTCGTAGACCCAGGCCTTCCCCGCCACCCGGGGCGAGGAGACCACGCGCTCTAGCAGCCAGCCCAGCTCCTCCTCGGCTAGGCTGAGGCCCGGCAGCTCACGGGGGGCCGGCGGGGGCTCCGCCTTCCTCTCCACGGGCGGCGCCGACGCGGCGAGCCCGACGGGGAGGTCTACCACTACTCTGCCTCGGTAGACGGCGCGGAGCCTCCCCGTGTCGTCGAAGTAGCCTATGACGCTCGCCTCGACACCGTAGCGGTCTAGCAGCCGGAGCAGCTCGCCCAGCTTACCCCTCTGCGGCACCAGTAGCATGCGCTCCTGGCTCTCGGAGACCAGTATCTCCGCCGGCTCCATGTCTGGCTCGCGGAGGTGGACACGGTCGAGGTGCACCACGGCGCCGACGCCGCTGGATGCAGCGGTCTCGGAGACCGCCGTGGCTAGGCCCCCGCCTCCTAGGTCCTTCACGTGGCGGAGTAGCTTCCTCTCGAAGGCCTCCGTGAGTGCGTCTATTAGCAGCTTCTCGAGGAACGGGTTCCCGACCTGGACGGCCGCTATGTCCTCCTCGCGGCTGCCCAGGGGGCGGCTAGCAAAGCTGCTCCCGAGCATACCGTCCCTACCGGTGGAGTTGCCCGCGAGGACCATCACGTCCCCGGGCTCTACGCGGCCTGGGAGCAGGTCCCCGGGCCGCGTGACCCCTATGCACGCCACGTTGACCAGGGGCTGTCTCTCGTAGCTAGCGTGGAACCATGTCTCGCCCGCCACCGTGGGGACTCCTATCCTGTTCCCGTAGTCGCTTATACCCCGCACTATGCCCTTGGCGAGCCACCGGGAGACTGGTGTGCGGAGGCTCCCCAGGTAGAGGGCGTCGAGCAGCGCTATCGGCTGGGCGCCTAGGCTCAGCACGTCGCGGACAATACCCCCTACCCCGGTCGCAGCCCCGTTGTAGGGGTCCACAGCCGAGGGATGGTTGTGGCTCTCTATACGGGCGACCACCGCCACGTCGTCGAACAGCTTTACCGCGCCCGCGTCGCGGCCAGGGCCCACGAGCACCCATGGCGCCTCAGTGGGCAGCATTCTTAGGAGCCGCCGGGTGCTCTTGTAGCTGCAGTGCTCGCTCCACGTGGCCTCGAAGAGGGCCAGCTCTTCCCGTGTCGGCTCGCGGCCTAGCCGGCGGCGTATCTCGCTCAGCTCGCTCTCGGAGAGCGGCATCACCATCCCCTGCGCAGCGCTTCGCCTATCGACGTGAAGAACGGGTGGCCCCCGGGCCTGCGGCCGCGGGGGACCTGGAGTGGGCTCGCCGCTCGCTCCGGGTGCGGCATTAGGCCGAGAACGGCTCCGTCCTCGGAGGCCAGGCCGGCGACGTCTGCGACGCTGCCGTTAGGGTTCTCGAGGTACTCTAGCCAGGGCCTGGACCGGAGTAGCTCCCCGGGCGCGGGGTGGTAGAAGCGCCCCTCAGCATGGGCCACCGGCATGTCTAGCACAGCGCCGGGCTCCACGTGGAGTAGCCAGGGGCCGCGCGGGCTGTGCACCCGGACCCGGAGCCACCTGGCCACGAAGCGGCCGCCCTCGTTGGGTAGGAGGGCGCCGGGGAGTACGCCCGCCTCCACGAGGACCTGGAACCCGTTGCATATCCCGAGGATAGGGGCGCCGTTCTCGGCCGCCTCGCGGAGCTGCCTGGCCGCGGGGCTCCAGGAGGCTAGGAGCCCAGCGCGCCCGTAGTCCCCGTAGCTGAAGCCTCCCGGCACAACTGTAGCGTCCCAGTCCCTCCAGCGGTACTCGGTGTGCCACACTACGCGCGCCTCTACGCCGGCCACCTCGCGCAGCATGTAGGCTGTCTCCTGGTCGCAGTTAGTGCCGGGGAACCGGAGCACAGCGACTCTAGGCAAGAGTGATCACCAGGAGCGTGTGGACCGCGGGGTTGAAGAGCCGGGTCTCGCGGGCCATTTCCTCTACGAGCCTCTCCGCCTCCTCCCTCGACTCAGCCTCGACCTCTACTATGAACGCCTTCCCGGCGCGGATCCCCTGGACCCAGGTGTAGCCTAGCCTTCTCAGCTCGTCTGCCAGCGTCTCGCCCTCAGGGTCCCGGGCCGACGGCTTGTAGGCTACTATTGCCAGCACACGGTGCCGGGTCAACCGGTGCACCTCCTCTCGGGCTCGCCGGCTAGACGGGCTAGCTCCCTGTAGGCCTCCAGCAGGGCCTCGACGCCGCCACCGCGCCTGTAGACCTCCTTGTCCAGGTGCCTACCCCCGCTGTCAACCAGCCTCATCGTGTCGCCTGTGACCTCGTCGACCACCACGAAGCCCGTGGCAGACCGAGCCACCTCGATCTTAAGGTCTACTAGCCGGAGGCCCCGCCGGCGCCAGAACATCTCGAGGACGCTGCTTACCCGGAGGGCTAGGCTCTGGATGTCCCAGAGCTCCCGCCACGATAGGAGCCCGGCCTCGACAGCGTCCTCGGGGAGAACGAGCGGGTCGCCCCTCGCGTCGTCCTTGAGGTGCAGCTCCACCAGGGGCCGGAAGAGCCTCTCCATGGGCTTTAGGAGCGGCATCCTGCGAAGGAGCGAGCCATAGGCATAGTTCCTCACTATCACCTCGAGGGGGATGACCTCGTGCCTCCTAGCGAGGAGCCTGGAGCCGCCCATGTAGCACACATAGTGTGTCGGCACACCGTGCTCCTCTAGCAGCTCGAACATCCGGGCAGAGAGCCTGGCTGCTAGCTCGCCTTTGCCCGGCGCCGTGTCGCGGCGCTTGCCGTCGAACGCTGTGACCTCGTCCTTGAACTCGAGTACCACCAGGCCATTGCCCGCGTCGAGGACCCGCTTCGCCTTGCCCTCGTAGAGTAGCTCACCCGTGCGCAGCCCGGACCCCCGGGGTCCCGGAACTTGCCTGAGTAACTGGTCTAAAAATATTCCAGGATGTAGGACCCCGTAGCTCTTACTTAGCTAAGTGAATAAGCAAGCTACTCGGCCTAGTTACATGAACTACACGCGCGAATATCCTTGCAGATACAGATGTGCACGGACTGCGTGCGAATACCATATAGTACGCTAGGCCGTGGTCCCCGGGCAAACGAGTGTAGAGTATCCTACAAGCGAGTGTTAATGATCGCTCGGCTATAGCCAATATAGTAGGCCCCTTTACTCGGTTTTAGCAGCGGTATTTGGACCGAACCGTGTAATTCACGCCCGAAGACCATAGGAATTGTATTAGATGCCGATGTTAAAGGAGATCCCAATGGCGCCGTATCTCTGAATCCTGAAGGAGAATCTAGAGCTACCCGTCGGCTTCGTCTGGGTGCTGGCCAGCGCCTTCCCAGTATTCTTCATGCAGGCTTCGCCATGGTAGGAGCCGTTCACCAGGCTAAAGAACACGATAAGCGCGTTGCTTAAGAACCCATCATGCTTCACTGTGGCTGGCATGGGCTTGTCCGCCTAGTCGGCTACACATCCACGATGGACAGTGACTGGGAAGGCGTCGTTTGACCGGCTGCTTTGCGCTAATAGGAGGCAACTATGGTGCTAGAGAGATGCTCTTATGGTTCTTCTATGCGAGTGTCTGCAGGAGCAGCTGCAACTATCGTCTCTGGCGCCATAGCCTAGAAGACGAAACTCACAAGCTATCTGCTAGACAGCGTAACGATGACTGCTTTTCATCTAGCCGGTACATGGCCACCGGACACCGGATATGGGGGGTGACTGGGCTACCCCTAGGGAAGGCTCACCAGAGGCTGTCTGGCTAGGAGGCCCTTTGCCTATTCTGTGTCCGCCCTAGCGCCTTGCAGCCATGCGCTGGTGCCTACTGCTATGTCTCTCGCCTTTGCCAGTATTTCTTTGTCGCTTGTCAATAGCTTCGCCCCGTGTAGCCTCGCGTAGTAGACGTATGCCGCGTCGTAGGCTGTTAGGCCTAGCTGCTCTGCTAGCTTGCTAATCGCCTCCAGGTCTTCTGGCTTGATGCGCAATACCGCCAGGTGCCCGGCGAGCCTGGATACAGCAGCGGCTAGCCGGTGGGGCTCCTGTACGAGCCCTCTACGCGCCTCTATGACGGCGGCGTTGGCTGCCTCGTACAACGTTAGGTCGAGTACCGCTGCCTCTTCCTCGAGCAGCTTCTCGGCGACCATGCATCGCTCACAGCGTCGCGGTACAGCAGCTTAGCGAGAGGATACAGGGCGGATGCATCGAGTATTATCAAGCCGTGGCCCTCCCTCGGCGGGAAGCTTTGACCGCCTCTACCCAGTCTTCCACGGTGAGATCCCCGCCAGCAGCGGCTAGTTCTCTCAGCGCTTCTGCTATCCTCTTCTTCCTCTCCTCTATGACATGCGCGGCGTAGGGACTCCTCTACGACGCGGCGGATATCTATGCCTAGGCGCTCGGCCTCCTCCTTGAGCTTGCGGGGTACGCGGACAGAGACCACCACGGTGGACAACAGCCACGCCTGTCTACATGGAGGTAGTAGACACTGTACTTAAGGTCTACGTTGAGTACGCGGAGGCGTCCCGTAGCCCGTATACCGCGTGGCCTGTGGGGCGGCCACAGCCCTGGGGCCGAGGGATGCAGTTCCGCCCTGGAGCGTGCTTGGAGAGGGATGTGGGGCTGTGGTGGGACTCTTTCGCGCATAGCATGGGTAAGCGTATATAGGGCCGTGGTGGTATATGTCCTAGGACATGCGGCGTAGGGTACGGGAAGGTATGACTGCAGAGCCTGGCTCTCGCCTTCTCCCGTTCCCCGCTGGCGTGTTATTCGCTGTTGTCATCGGGTCGCTTGTCTCCGGGGGCTATGTCCTCTACCTCCACGGGCTCGCCGTGGCGTTTGCCTCGGAGCCCCTCCTAGTCCTGGCGCTGAGGCTGGCACTAGCCGCTCTGGGGCTTGCACCGTTACTCTACGGGCTGGCCCGGGTGGGGCTCCAGAGGCTACTAGGGCTCGCCAGCGGGGGAAGGCTTGGAGCGGGGCTCGCCGGGTTCCTGGTGGGTGCTGGGGCTGCTGGGCTCCTGCTCCTGGGCGTCTATGGCGTCGCGAGTACTGCTGCCCTCGTGGTCTACTGGTTCACTGGCGGGTTGGTGTCGGCTGCCGCCGTCTACGAGATAGTAACGCGTAGCCGCCGCGCCGCCGCCGGCTACTTCGCTGTGGCTGTTCTGCTCTTCGCCCTACTGGGGCTCGTGGAACTCTACGCCCCCGTGGAGGCCAGCAAGCACATAACTGTCGAGGCGCTCGACGAGCCTATAGACGTTAACGGGCTCAAGCGCTTCATACCACTGATGACCGCCTACGCGTATGCTAGCGACCGTATACAGATACCGACCCACCGAGTCTACCCCGGGGACAGCTACGTCTACTACCTCGGCAACCACAGCGTCTACAACTGGATAATAGAGCCGGAGGGCTTCTGGAACCAGCTCACCAAGACACCGCTCGGCGCCGTGTTTGTCTACGGCGACGAGTACCCGCCGCGCGTCCTGGTGGTCGAGAGGAGGCTCGAGTGGGGGCTCCACAACAAGAGGTTCCGGCTACTCTTCCTAGACACGCTCGAGCGCCGCATAGTCCTGGCCTCTGGGCTCCGGTACAAGCCGCTGCTAGAGGACAACATAGAGGTGCTCTACGGCGGGAGGATCTACATCCTCGTGCCCCTCGTCTCCTGGACCCGGGGCCTCCTCTACAGCCTCCCTGTGCTCCACGGCTACGCCATAGTGGACGAGGACGGGGACATAGAGGTGGTGGCCGGGGACAGGCTGGCGAGCGACCCGCGGCTGAAGGGCATGCCGCTGCTCCCCGAGGCCGTCGCCCGGGAGTGGGTCGAGGCCTACCGGTACAGGGTGGGCCTGCTGGGGTTCTACCTCTATCACAACACCTACGTAATCCGCGACACGGGCACCAACCCGCAGCCCTACCTAGAGCAGGGAAGCGACGGCCAGCTCTACTGGGTGTTCGTCGCCGAGCCTCCAGGGGAGACCTACAGCGCCAAGTACATCATCTACGTCGACGCCGCCAGCATCTCGGAGCCGAGGCTGCTCTTCTACGAGCTGCCCGAGCCCGTGATAGGCGTGAGCAAGGTGGAGAGCTACGTGAAGCAGGCACACCCGACCTACGACTGGGGCGAGCTCAGCATAGAGGAGCCAATGCCCACACTACTCAACGGGGCGCTCTACTGGAAGGCCACGGTGACGACCAGGGACCACCGTGGCCTAGTCTCGGTCGACATCATAGACGCTGCTAGCGGCGAAGTAGTCTCCCTACAGCCACGGCGCCGCGTGACGTACCTAGACGCGCTCCACGCGCTCCTCCAGGGCAGAGCCGCCGAGAAGCCCGCGGCCGAGAGCCTAGAGGAGAGGATAGCGGAGCTCGAGCACCGCGTAGCAGAGGCGATAAAAGCCCTCGAGGAGATACAGCGCGAGCTACAAGAGCTGAGACAGCTAGTAGCAAACAACACCCCATCCACCAGCCAGGGATAATCCTTAGGCGATAAGAGACCGAAAGAGGC
The window above is part of the Pyrodictium abyssi genome. Proteins encoded here:
- the purD gene encoding phosphoribosylamine--glycine ligase, which codes for MKVLLLGSGGREHALALLIAGSSMEPRIAVLSDKRNPGLVEAAENTGGRFYPGKPTSPGDALQAAEDWSPDLVVIGPEEPLFAGVADALREKGFTVYGPGRAQARIEKDKAYARGLMWRYRIPGRLRYQVFTDPEEASEYARAAGDVVVKPARQAGGRGVRVFAEPMEHLGAAVRGAAGSYAEKLAREVREKYSDIDYSVIVEERVEGVEYTVMAVTDGSTLVPLPVVQDHPHLFSWDLGPETGGMGAVSGPGVVPPFLELGEYRETVEVLEKTVEALRRETGEPYRGTISGQMMLTSLWGPTVIEYYARFGDPETGNLLPMLRSDFLELLDRAASGRLAGYRLEVDNDVYVVNIALAPAGYPNNRALARGHPVAVDRDAVERQGCRLLYAGVDQGPRGLVSTGSRLVEIVCWSSQGYEDAAARAQRAAEAVRLLDGHPLVWRRDIGQRSHIESRVALAERVRKAYTRRRARGETRIYDWIPGRGLIVHDYS
- the purT gene encoding formate-dependent phosphoribosylglycinamide formyltransferase, which codes for MDSIPSPLGPGAAKVLLLGGGELGKEVAIEAQRLGLEVVVVDRYDWAPAMHVAHRRYVVDMLDAGAVEAIVERENPVAVVPEIEAINTEALERLEEKGYHVVPNARAVRIAMNRIELRRWAAEELGLPTTRYAFAETPEEAYEACEKVGYPCLIKPEMSSSGHGHVKVAEPSRQAVEKAYMESISHARGASRRVIVEEYVELETEYTVLAYRWLDGDKARTDAMEPVEHWRYGEYHYIESWQPSTRPTGLLHRAREIAARVAEALGGVGVFGVELLQTRDGRLLFSEVAPRPHDTGLVTLASQDISEFQAHVRAAVGLPVPRPSVLTPAASIAVYTNLDGEWYPVLSGAYQALAEPGVELRWFGKPRTYRGRRMAVVLARAETPEEARAKARRAAEKLKILPRSHT
- the purF gene encoding amidophosphoribosyltransferase, with translation MCGVAAWLGRDAASAVYELLLELQHRGQEAAGIAFLAGGGVRLVGGPGLVQEAIRLPTAASGAWAAIGHVRYSTSGGYGGEHYQPVAGSKKLVYIAYNGNIVNYRELGRELLGRRYTWDAQLVADLVEALYLEQGSLADALREAARLLRGAYSLVAVTARGELAAARDPYGVRPLAYAVGDGYAAVASETAALDSMGLPWREVGAGRMLHCNGSPKDCVETGLAPGHEPRPCAFEYVYFLRPDSVFEGVEAHAARLEMGRRLARRDTVEADLVAPVPDSGRSAAIGYAMERGLPYTEVLYRNRYAGRAFIAPPGERNGRLKRKFNPIRSTTWGRRIILVDDSVVRGATSRWLAHILRRSGAREVHLRVASPPVVMPCFLGVDMPSRGELVAHGRSVDEVARALGVDSILYLGLRDLEEAVGRRLCLGCFGGAYPLPLDVPRLEKVFTEGRR